A single Nisaea sp. DNA region contains:
- the hemB gene encoding porphobilinogen synthase, with amino-acid sequence MPLNGSAPHLSATDKTPNTGSGFPSIRMRRNRQTEWSRRLVAENRLSVDDLIWPIFVRVGHGLEEPVESMPGVFRYSVDRLPEIVGKARDLGIPAVALFPFTEPELKDETGSYSERDDNLVCEAVRAIKASVPDIGVMCDVALDPYTSHGHDGVLEGDRILNDESVEILCRQALAQARAGCDIVAPSDMMDGRIGVIRKALDAHGFDNVQIMAYSAKYASAFYGPFRDAVGSSGTLGKASKSTYQMDSANTDEALREVALDIAEGADMVMVKPGMPYLDIVRRVKDTFSMPTYAYQVSGEYAMISAAGLNGWIDRERAMVESLLGFKRAGADGVLTYFAVEVAQRLKAG; translated from the coding sequence ATGCCCCTGAACGGATCCGCCCCGCACCTGTCCGCGACCGACAAAACGCCGAACACCGGTTCCGGTTTCCCATCGATCCGCATGCGCCGGAACCGGCAGACCGAATGGTCAAGGCGGCTTGTGGCGGAAAACCGGCTGTCCGTCGACGATCTGATCTGGCCGATTTTCGTCCGTGTAGGCCACGGCCTGGAAGAGCCGGTCGAGTCGATGCCAGGCGTATTTCGCTATTCCGTCGACCGGCTGCCGGAGATTGTCGGCAAGGCGCGGGATCTCGGCATTCCGGCGGTCGCGCTCTTTCCGTTCACCGAACCGGAGCTTAAGGACGAAACCGGCAGTTATTCCGAAAGGGACGACAATCTCGTGTGTGAGGCCGTACGTGCGATTAAGGCGTCCGTGCCCGATATCGGCGTAATGTGCGACGTCGCGCTCGACCCCTATACCAGCCACGGTCATGACGGCGTGCTTGAAGGCGACCGTATTCTGAATGACGAGAGCGTCGAAATCCTGTGCCGCCAGGCCCTGGCTCAGGCTCGCGCAGGCTGCGACATCGTCGCGCCGTCAGACATGATGGACGGCCGCATCGGCGTGATCCGCAAAGCTCTTGATGCGCACGGCTTCGACAATGTGCAGATCATGGCCTATTCGGCCAAATACGCGTCCGCCTTCTATGGCCCGTTCCGGGATGCTGTCGGCTCCTCCGGCACCCTCGGCAAGGCCAGCAAGTCGACCTATCAGATGGATTCGGCAAATACGGATGAGGCCTTGCGCGAAGTCGCCCTCGACATTGCAGAAGGCGCGGACATGGTCATGGTCAAGCCGGGCATGCCCTATCTCGACATCGTACGCAGGGTAAAGGACACTTTCTCCATGCCGACCTACGCCTATCAGGTAAGCGGCGAATACGCGATGATCTCGGCCGCCGGCCTGAACGGCTGGATCGACCGGGAACGGGCCATGGTGGAAAGCCTGCTTGGCTTCAAACGCGCGGGCGCCGACGGGGTGCTGACCTATTTCGCGGTCGAGGTGGCGCAGCGTTTGAAAGCCGGGTGA
- a CDS encoding YheT family hydrolase has product MTLPDIPSYPPFQPRFPWVGRHPQTLRSFLFGGRPVIPSARSERIAFPMEDGTGDRLSGMLEHPAKPIPGAPLVVIIHGLTGCEDSYLVRDAAGYFVAAGLSVLRLNLRGAGPTRGDCTQSYHAGRTGDLEAVLSQLRESGTADRFVLYGASLGANMMLKYLGEQERPHVLAAISVSAPIDLARSSERIIQPRNRLYHRWLLKSMKREALAIPALTAAESNAVANVRTIFEFDERHVAARNGFDGARDYYTQSSARRYLKAITTPTLIIHALNDPWIPGASYLDFDWAANPRLTPLLPLDGGHVGFHDGGSWHLRMAERFLEEKGIM; this is encoded by the coding sequence GTGACGCTTCCTGACATTCCGTCCTACCCACCGTTCCAACCGCGATTTCCCTGGGTTGGCAGGCATCCGCAAACACTGAGAAGCTTTCTGTTCGGAGGCCGGCCGGTCATCCCGTCTGCGCGGTCCGAGCGTATCGCATTTCCGATGGAGGACGGCACCGGCGACCGCTTGTCCGGTATGTTGGAGCATCCGGCAAAACCGATCCCGGGGGCGCCGCTTGTCGTCATCATTCACGGGCTCACCGGCTGTGAGGACAGCTATCTGGTGCGCGACGCTGCCGGGTATTTTGTGGCGGCGGGATTGTCTGTCCTGCGGCTTAATTTGCGAGGGGCTGGGCCGACCAGAGGCGATTGCACGCAATCCTATCATGCCGGCCGGACCGGAGACCTGGAAGCGGTGCTGTCACAGCTGCGCGAGAGCGGCACAGCTGACCGTTTCGTCCTCTACGGCGCCTCCCTCGGCGCCAACATGATGCTGAAATATCTGGGAGAACAAGAGCGACCGCATGTGCTGGCGGCTATCTCGGTTTCCGCGCCGATCGATCTTGCCCGCTCTTCCGAGCGCATCATCCAGCCGCGCAACAGGCTCTACCATCGCTGGCTTCTGAAAAGCATGAAGCGCGAGGCGCTGGCGATCCCGGCCCTAACCGCCGCGGAAAGTAATGCCGTCGCCAATGTCCGGACAATTTTCGAATTCGATGAGCGTCATGTCGCGGCCCGCAACGGGTTTGACGGTGCGCGTGATTACTACACGCAAAGTTCCGCCAGACGGTACCTGAAGGCCATCACGACCCCGACCCTGATCATCCACGCCCTCAACGATCCCTGGATACCGGGGGCGAGCTATCTCGATTTCGACTGGGCGGCGAACCCGCGCTTGACGCCGCTCCTCCCGCTCGACGGCGGCCATGTCGGGTTCCATGACGGCGGAAGCTGGCACCTCAGGATGGCGGAGCGGTTTCTCGAAGAGAAGGGTATTATGTGA
- a CDS encoding alpha/beta hydrolase, translating into MRPDQGSFPFTDDHGTVWLAFTDWGNRMLPRTMICAHGLTRQGRDFDALARAIGKDIRCVETDVVGRGRSGWLNNKDGYNFETYLRHADALLDYRGLQEVEWLGTSMGGIIGMLLAAREDSPIKRLILNDVGPFIPKAALERIGTYVADPPVFQNLNEAGAYLRETLADFGDLSDADWSEMTQHSVLREPDGTYKMHYDPAIGAAFEGPIEDVDLWAVYDMIKCPTLVLRGANSDLLTRDVAEEMTERGPKADLIEFEGCGHAPALMNEAQIGAVHEWLMQFEPVEEEEDEDMVAKSPATEADGTPSDAS; encoded by the coding sequence ATGAGACCAGATCAAGGCAGTTTTCCCTTCACAGACGACCACGGCACCGTCTGGCTAGCCTTCACTGACTGGGGCAACCGGATGTTGCCGCGGACTATGATCTGCGCGCACGGTCTGACCCGGCAGGGTCGGGATTTCGATGCGCTTGCCAGGGCGATTGGCAAGGATATCCGCTGTGTCGAGACCGATGTTGTCGGGCGCGGCCGCAGTGGCTGGCTCAATAACAAGGACGGCTACAATTTCGAGACCTATCTGCGCCATGCGGATGCGCTACTGGATTATCGTGGCTTGCAGGAGGTCGAGTGGCTCGGCACCTCGATGGGCGGCATTATCGGCATGCTGCTGGCGGCGCGCGAGGATTCGCCGATCAAACGGCTGATCCTGAACGATGTCGGCCCCTTCATTCCGAAGGCGGCTCTGGAGCGGATCGGGACATATGTCGCCGATCCTCCGGTCTTCCAGAATTTGAACGAGGCCGGGGCCTATCTGCGCGAAACGCTGGCGGATTTCGGCGATCTTTCAGATGCGGACTGGTCGGAAATGACCCAGCACAGCGTACTCCGGGAGCCGGACGGTACATACAAGATGCATTACGATCCGGCAATCGGGGCCGCGTTCGAGGGGCCGATAGAGGATGTCGATCTCTGGGCGGTCTACGACATGATCAAATGCCCGACTCTGGTGCTCCGGGGCGCCAATTCCGATCTGCTGACCCGCGATGTCGCCGAGGAAATGACGGAGCGTGGCCCAAAGGCTGATCTGATCGAGTTCGAGGGCTGCGGCCATGCGCCGGCTTTGATGAACGAGGCACAGATCGGCGCGGTGCATGAATGGCTCATGCAGTTCGAGCCTGTCGAGGAAGAGGAAGACGAGGACATGGTTGCCAAGTCGCCCGCTACAGAAGCCGATGGGACGCCGAGTGACGCTTCCTGA
- a CDS encoding GNAT family N-acetyltransferase: MASNGIRVIPAEERHKADWRRLYDGYAAFYKVPMTDAIADNVWGWLHDPAHVLNCLIAEDASGKAIGLAHIRAMPRPLSGAECGFLDDLFVDPDARGQGVFEALFKAMDAMAQERGWAMVRWLTQEFNYRGRSAYDRIATKTPFILYQRETP; encoded by the coding sequence ATGGCTAGCAACGGAATCAGGGTCATTCCGGCAGAAGAACGGCACAAGGCGGACTGGCGCCGGCTCTACGACGGCTATGCCGCCTTCTACAAGGTGCCGATGACGGATGCCATCGCGGACAACGTCTGGGGCTGGCTGCACGACCCGGCGCATGTGCTGAACTGCCTGATCGCCGAGGACGCGAGCGGCAAGGCCATCGGCCTCGCCCATATCCGCGCCATGCCGCGCCCGCTCTCCGGCGCCGAATGCGGCTTCCTCGACGATCTGTTCGTCGATCCTGACGCGCGCGGTCAGGGCGTGTTCGAGGCCTTGTTCAAGGCGATGGACGCGATGGCCCAGGAACGAGGCTGGGCGATGGTCCGCTGGCTGACCCAGGAATTCAATTATCGCGGCCGCTCCGCCTATGACCGGATCGCCACCAAGACGCCCTTCATCCTCTATCAGCGCGAAACACCCTGA
- a CDS encoding CopD family protein: protein MPYTMIIALAIHIVSAVIWVGGMFFAYTCLRPSMGTLEHAPDRLRLWRAVFARFFSFVTTQIVLLLASGYWMIFMEFGGFAGAGIHIHIMNLTGFVMMGLFGHLYFAEWLKFRRAVDAEDFPTAGARLNRIRVIVATNLGLGWVTIIVGATGRYWG, encoded by the coding sequence ATGCCCTACACAATGATTATCGCCCTCGCCATCCACATCGTCTCCGCGGTGATCTGGGTCGGCGGCATGTTCTTCGCCTATACCTGCCTGCGCCCCTCCATGGGTACCCTGGAGCACGCGCCGGACCGGCTGCGCCTCTGGCGCGCGGTTTTCGCTCGCTTCTTCAGCTTCGTAACCACCCAGATTGTCCTGCTACTGGCCAGTGGCTACTGGATGATCTTCATGGAATTCGGCGGCTTCGCCGGTGCCGGCATCCATATCCACATCATGAACCTGACCGGGTTCGTGATGATGGGCCTCTTTGGCCATCTCTATTTTGCCGAATGGCTCAAGTTCCGCCGTGCGGTCGATGCAGAAGATTTCCCAACGGCTGGCGCACGGCTGAACCGGATCCGGGTGATTGTCGCGACCAATCTTGGCTTGGGGTGGGTGACCATCATCGTGGGAGCGACCGGTCGTTATTGGGGATAG
- a CDS encoding CaiB/BaiF CoA-transferase family protein has protein sequence MAASGGPLSGVTVVDLSRILAGPYCTMMMAELGARVIKVETPETGDDARHYGPFINGKSAYFQSVNRGKESIALNLKDEGDKAILDKLLEKADIIVENFRPGTMEKLGFGWERLHEKFPKLIYVSASGFGHSGPDMYRPAYDMVVQGMGGIMSITGHEGAPPTRIGTSIGDIGSGLYAAIGAMSALFHRSETGEATKVDISMFDCQLALLENAIMRYFVTGTAPGPLGARHPSITPFEAFETEDGYIIIAAGNDGLFHKMADALGKESWKTDDRFLTNDLRAQHQAYLKLEIEAILGTNTTAHWGGILDEAGVPNGPINDVGQAAEHPQAAARNMIVDVDDPVTGAMKVVGNPIKLTAFDDPKTRVPSPNLDQDRDRILKELGL, from the coding sequence ATGGCAGCGTCAGGAGGCCCTCTTTCCGGGGTGACCGTGGTCGATCTCTCGCGGATTCTCGCGGGGCCCTATTGCACCATGATGATGGCGGAACTCGGCGCCCGGGTGATCAAGGTGGAAACGCCTGAAACCGGCGACGACGCGCGGCATTACGGGCCGTTCATCAACGGCAAGTCGGCCTATTTCCAGTCCGTCAACCGGGGCAAGGAAAGCATTGCCCTGAACCTGAAGGACGAGGGCGACAAGGCGATCCTCGACAAGCTGCTGGAGAAGGCCGACATCATCGTCGAGAACTTCCGGCCCGGGACCATGGAAAAGCTCGGCTTCGGCTGGGAACGGCTGCATGAGAAATTCCCGAAGCTGATCTATGTCTCCGCCTCCGGCTTCGGCCATTCCGGCCCCGACATGTACCGCCCGGCTTACGATATGGTCGTGCAGGGCATGGGCGGCATCATGAGCATTACCGGCCATGAGGGCGCACCGCCGACCCGGATCGGCACCTCCATCGGCGATATCGGCTCCGGCCTCTATGCCGCCATCGGCGCCATGTCCGCACTGTTCCATCGCTCCGAGACCGGTGAGGCGACGAAAGTCGACATCTCCATGTTCGACTGCCAGCTCGCCCTGCTGGAAAACGCGATCATGCGCTATTTCGTTACCGGCACCGCGCCGGGACCGCTTGGCGCCCGCCATCCCTCGATCACGCCTTTCGAGGCCTTCGAGACCGAAGACGGCTACATCATCATCGCCGCAGGGAACGACGGACTGTTCCACAAGATGGCCGATGCCCTCGGCAAGGAAAGCTGGAAGACCGACGACCGTTTCCTGACGAACGACCTCCGGGCACAGCACCAAGCCTATCTGAAGCTTGAGATCGAGGCGATCCTAGGCACCAACACTACGGCTCATTGGGGCGGCATTCTGGATGAAGCAGGCGTGCCGAACGGACCGATCAACGATGTTGGCCAGGCCGCGGAGCATCCTCAGGCCGCTGCCCGCAACATGATCGTGGATGTGGACGATCCGGTCACCGGCGCGATGAAAGTCGTCGGCAACCCGATCAAACTGACCGCGTTCGACGATCCGAAGACCCGCGTTCCATCACCGAACCTCGA